Genomic segment of Maricaulis maris:
GCCTGCGACCGGGCCGATGCGGTTCGCGAAACCGTCGAGGCCATCGTCGCGGCGGGCGGTGAGGCCGAAGCCGTTATCATGGATGCCGGCGATGAGGATGACGTCGCGCGTGCCGTTGCCAGAGCCCTCTCGGTCTATGGCCGGCTTGATGTGGTCTACGCCAATGCCGGCATCACCGGCGGTTTGCCGGAATTCTTCGACACGACGGCGGAGACCTGGGCGGATGTACTGCGGATCAACCTGATCGGGCCCTTTCTCGCCATCAAGCACGCGGCACCCGCGATCATGAAGGCCGGTGGTGGCTCGATCATCTGCACAGCCTCGGTTGCCGGGCTGCGCTACGGCGCCGGACCCGTTGCCTATTCGGCCTCCAAGGCCGGGGTGATCAACCTCGTCCAGCACGCCTGCCAGAGCCTGGTCGGGATCAATGTCCGGGTTAACGCGATCTGCCCGGGGCTCACCGAAACCGGTATGACGAAGCCGCTCTACGACCAGGTCCGCGCCGTCGGCAAGGAGGACCGGATCGGTCAGCTCAACCCGCTGCAGCGCGGCGGCGAGCCGGAAGAGATCGCGGCCATGGCCCTCTTCCTCGCATCGCCGGCATCCAGCTATGTCAATGGACAGGCGATCGCCGTTGATGGCGGATTGTCGACCTCCCATCCCGTGGCGCCTGCGACGCAGAACGCCGTCAGGAAAGCCCTCGCCCAGCTCAAGGACGATTGATGTCGTTACCCCAAATCCTCGCCGCCGCCACGACCGGCGACGACACCCTGACCGCCGTCATCCCGGATACCTGGATGCAGGGTCGGACCGCCTATGGTGGACTGTCCGCCGCGATCGCGCTGGAAGCGGCGATGCGTTCGCAGGACGAGCTGCCTCCTTTGCGCTCAGCCCAGATCGCCTTTGTCGGACCACTCGCCGGGGAGGTCACGGTGAAGACCGAGCTCCTACGTCGCGGCCGGACCGCCGCCTTTATCGAGGCCAATGTCTATGGCGACGGCAAGCTGGGGCTGAAGGCGCTTTTCGTCTTCATGATCGGGCTCGAGTCGAGCATCGACTACGCCGCCGCTGTGAAGCCGGACGCGCCTGACCATGCCAGTGCAGCGCCGGCACCGACCCATCCGGATCCCAAATTCTTCACCAATAATCTGGAATTCCGGCACGCCCTGCCGATCGAGCAGCGCCATACGCCGGACTTCCTGCGCTGGGTGCGGCTGAACGAGCGGGGCGGGCTGCACCCGATGGTCGAGATGATGGCCATTGGTGACGCCATGCCGCCCGCCGCCATGGCATTGTTCGACAAGCCGGGTCCGATCAGCTCGATGACCTGGCAGGTCAATCTGCTGACCGATGCCCCGGTTACGACGGATGGCTGGTGGCTGACCCGCTCGACGGCGGATCTGGCGCGGCACGGTTCGTCGAGCCAGGTGATGCAGGTCTGGAATGCCGACCGTGAGCCGGTCATCACTGGTATGCAGAGCGTCGCCATTTTCGTCTGACGTGAAAGCGGGGCGGATCGTCTGATCCGCCCCGCGTCCGTCAGCCACCCCAGCCCCGGGGCGGTGTCCTGTGACCGGTTTACTCGCTGTAGGCGTCGGCCTGGCGGGCAATGAGGTCGATCAGATCGCCTTGGGCAAGGCCGACATCAAGCAGGTGCAGGCCCCAATCCGCGAGGATCGTGCCATTGACCACCACGTCGCCGACAATGTCGTCGACCCGCGGATCGCTCGGGTCACCCGTCACGGTGATGGCGAGATAGCTGCCGTGTTCATTGTTGACACACTGGCCTGTCAGCATCCCGGGAATCTGGACGAAGTCCGTTGTGATCTCGGCGCCGCCCTCGACCCAGGGGGTGGGCTCGGCGGATGAGGTGAAGGCGCCGCCCGCCGACAGATAAGCATTCAGTGCAGCGTCACCATTGCCCACGAGGTCGGCCGGGTTGGTGCAGGCAACCTCGACGGACGGGTCCTCCAGATTGCCGAAGCGCGCGCCTTCCGGCGGCGGCGCGTCGGCGCGGAAAGAGACATAGCTGATCAGGCAGCCGGTCTGGTCGGCGGACTGGCAGGTCGGCACGGACTGGAAGGCGCCGCCGACGCGTTCGCCTGGCGGCAAGGCGACATTGTAGCCGATCAGCATGGCGGACAGCATGCGCTCCTGGATCGGCTGGCCATCAATCAGGCGAGCGACCAGCGGCTCCAGCATGCGTGCGCCCTGGGAATGTCCGATCAGGACGAAGGGGCGCCCGTTATTGTCATGCTCGAGATAGTGCTGGAAGGCAGTCTGAACGTCGAGATAGGCGGTCACGCCATCAACCTCGACCGGTTGACCGGCCATCATGGTCCGCAATGCGGTCAGGGTGATCTGGCGATACATCGGAGCGAAGGTCCGGCAGACTTCGCCAAAGCGCGCGAACTGGGCCGAGATCACACTGTTTTCCTCGGTATTCGCGATCATGTCCGAATTCGGTGTCAGATCATTGGACACGGTCGGATAGACGTAGAAGCAATCAACCCCGGGATCACTGGCGGCCGTGAAGGCATCGACGCGGGTCGACCCGTCCGCTTCCACCACCGTGCTGTCGAGGTCGACGGTGCAGGCGTCTTCCCGACCGGGCCGGCACAGCCAGGCGTCGGCGGCGTCGTAGTCGGGGGCTGAATAACCGGGTGGTTGGGCGAGCAGGCTGGTTCCCGCCATCATGAGTGTTGCGATCAGCATTGTGTGTCTCCCGTTGAAAGGGCCGGTTGATCCGGCTCGGTTCAGGCGTGTTCCTTGGCAAACAGAGGTCTCAGCTCGGTCTTGATGATCTTGCCATTCGCATTGCGCGGCAGGGTCTCGTCGGAGAACAGGATGCGGACCGGCGTCTTGAAGACGGCGAGGCGTTCGCGAACCCAGGCCTTGAGTTCGTCCTCGCTGGCGCTGGCGCCGGGAGCGAGGTGGACCACAGCAGCCGGCTCTTCGCCGAGGGTGCGATGCGGGATGCCGACAAGGGCGGCGTCGGTGACGGCCGGGTGCGCGTAGAGAACATTCTCGACCTCGGTCGAATAGATGTTCTCGCCGCCCCGGATGATGATGTCCTTGGCGCGGTCGACGATGAAGCAGAAGCCTTCCTCATCGAGCCGCGCGAGATCGCCGGTACGGATCCAGCCATCCTGAAACGTCTCGGCTGTCGCCTCGGGATTATTCCAGTAACCAGCGACGATCTGGGGTCCGCGCGCCCACAGTTCCCCGACCTCGCCGACGGGGAGCTCACGGTCGCCCTCCGGCGACATGATGCGCAAATCGGTGACAGCGACCGGCGGTCCACAGCTGTCCGGACGATTGAGGTAATCCTCGGCTGAGTGGCTGGTCGCGGTGCCGGCGGTCTCGGTCATGCCCCAGCCATTGCCGGGCAGGGCGCCGAACACGTCGCGAATTTTTCGGACAAGATCGGGCGCCGACGGGGCGCCGCCATAGGAGACGGTCTCCAGCGAGGACAGGTCATACTTGTCGCGATCCGGGTGCTCGATGAGCTGCCAGGCGATGGTCGGAACGCCGCCGGTCATGTTGACCTTTTCGCGCTCGATGATCTGGTAGGCTTTCACCACATCCCATTTGGCCATGAAGACGAAGGCGTGACCGGCAAACATACCGCCCATCAGTCCGGCATTGCAGGCGGTGACGTGGAAGAGCGGTATGACAGTCAGCATCACCTTCGGCGTCGGCGCCGGTGGCGTCTCGCCGCGTCTCAGACAGGCCCGGGCAGCGGCATAGGAAGAGGACAGGATATTGGTGAGGATGTTGCGGTGGGTGCCCAGCGCGCCCTTGGGATTGCCGGTGGTCCCGCTGGTATAGAAGATCGTCGCGGCGTCATCCGTATCGATGTCGATATCCGGCAGGTCGCCATCGGGCAGCCCGGCATAACGATCCGGCGTGCCGATCAGGTCTTCGAGGCGGCGGGCCGGTGTGGCTGGTGGCGTGTCGCAGCGGCTGACCAAGATATGGGCCAGATCGGGCAGGCCCGACATCTCCGGCGCGATCCTGTCCCAGCGATCTGCATCGCAGATCAGCGCTTTTGCGCCTGAATTGCTGAGGCCATACGCCAGCTCCGCCCCGGTCCACCAGGCATTGAGCGGGACCACGACGGCACCGAGGCTGGTGATGGCGAAAAAGGCGACAGGCCATTCCGGGAGGTTGCGCATCGCGAGCCCGACACGGTCACCCTTGGTGATCCCCATCGCGGCGAGTTCTGCGGCGAGGGCGCGGGTCGCGCGGAACCAGGCCTCATAGCTGACCCGCTCGTCCTCGTGGATGAGGAATGTCTGCTTGCCATGGCTGCGGGCGTGGCGAGCCAGGTCGGCAAGGCTGCCGAGGGCATGTTTCCAGACCCGGGTTTCGATACCGCGAACCCGTACGGTTTCCATCTCGAACCGGGTTCCGGGCGCGCACAAGCGTGCCCGTGCCTGTTTCAGCGTGCAGGCCGGCCAGTTGGCTGGAACGCCTGACCCGGCGGATGCGGTGCCCGCCTCTGTGCTGTTTTCCATCCCCGACGAAATCCTGTTTTCGGTTTGCTGTTCTATTTGTTGTCTGGACGATAGTGGTGAACCTTATTTATCACAAGCGCTCAGCATATTGGTCTGGCACCCGGCGTGGTTGCCTACTATATCGAATGCAGGGTATGCAGCCTTTCGCAGCGGCCTACTGGCCTGTTCAGGCTATCAAGCGGCACAGTCAAGCGCCCGGTGAGGGCTGAAAAAAGGAGATGGGGATGTCGGTTATCAGCACGCGCAAGGATGGGGATGTTCTGGTCGTCACGTCCAAGAATCCGCCGGTCAATGCGCTTGGTCAGGCTGTCCGTGCAGGACTGGCCGACGCGATCGCCCAGGCCGCTGCCGATGACACGATCAAGGCCATCGTGATTACTTGTGAAGGCCGGACCTTCTTTGCCGGTGCCGACATCACCGAGTTCGGCAAGCCGCCCGTGGGCCCGTCACTGCCCGAAGTCATCGACGCCATCGAGGCGAGTGCCAAGCCGGTCGTTGCCGCCATCCACGGCACCGCGCTGGGCGGCGGGCTGGAAGTGGCGCTCGGGTGTCATTACCGGATCGCGGCCGCGTCGGCCAAGCTCGGCCTGCCCGAAGTGAAGCTCGGTCTCCTCCCCGGTGCCGGCGGAACCCAGCGACTGCCGCGCGTCGTCGGTGTCGAGGCGGCGCTGCCGATGGTGGTCAAGGGTGACCCGATCCCGGCCGCGACCGCCGAGCGGATTGGCCTGGTGGACAAGCTGGTCGCCGACGATCAGCTGACCGAGAGCGGGGTCGCCTTTGCGCGCAGCGTAATCGGTGCATCCAGTCATCCGGTCTCTAGCGCCCGCACCGACAAGATCGACACCAGCCTGGGTGACGCCTTCTTTGACGAGTTCCGCAAGACCGAGTTGCGCCGCCTGAAGGGTTTTGAGGCACCTGAAGCCTGCATCCAGGCCGTCCGCGCGGCCATTGACCTGCCCTTCGCGGACGGGATCAAGCGCGAG
This window contains:
- a CDS encoding SDR family NAD(P)-dependent oxidoreductase, coding for MSIFSLAGKTALVTGAASGIGRASALLFAEAGARIVACDRADAVRETVEAIVAAGGEAEAVIMDAGDEDDVARAVARALSVYGRLDVVYANAGITGGLPEFFDTTAETWADVLRINLIGPFLAIKHAAPAIMKAGGGSIICTASVAGLRYGAGPVAYSASKAGVINLVQHACQSLVGINVRVNAICPGLTETGMTKPLYDQVRAVGKEDRIGQLNPLQRGGEPEEIAAMALFLASPASSYVNGQAIAVDGGLSTSHPVAPATQNAVRKALAQLKDD
- a CDS encoding acyl-CoA thioesterase produces the protein MSLPQILAAATTGDDTLTAVIPDTWMQGRTAYGGLSAAIALEAAMRSQDELPPLRSAQIAFVGPLAGEVTVKTELLRRGRTAAFIEANVYGDGKLGLKALFVFMIGLESSIDYAAAVKPDAPDHASAAPAPTHPDPKFFTNNLEFRHALPIEQRHTPDFLRWVRLNERGGLHPMVEMMAIGDAMPPAAMALFDKPGPISSMTWQVNLLTDAPVTTDGWWLTRSTADLARHGSSSQVMQVWNADREPVITGMQSVAIFV
- a CDS encoding DUF3089 domain-containing protein, which produces MLIATLMMAGTSLLAQPPGYSAPDYDAADAWLCRPGREDACTVDLDSTVVEADGSTRVDAFTAASDPGVDCFYVYPTVSNDLTPNSDMIANTEENSVISAQFARFGEVCRTFAPMYRQITLTALRTMMAGQPVEVDGVTAYLDVQTAFQHYLEHDNNGRPFVLIGHSQGARMLEPLVARLIDGQPIQERMLSAMLIGYNVALPPGERVGGAFQSVPTCQSADQTGCLISYVSFRADAPPPEGARFGNLEDPSVEVACTNPADLVGNGDAALNAYLSAGGAFTSSAEPTPWVEGGAEITTDFVQIPGMLTGQCVNNEHGSYLAITVTGDPSDPRVDDIVGDVVVNGTILADWGLHLLDVGLAQGDLIDLIARQADAYSE
- a CDS encoding class I adenylate-forming enzyme family protein, producing the protein MENSTEAGTASAGSGVPANWPACTLKQARARLCAPGTRFEMETVRVRGIETRVWKHALGSLADLARHARSHGKQTFLIHEDERVSYEAWFRATRALAAELAAMGITKGDRVGLAMRNLPEWPVAFFAITSLGAVVVPLNAWWTGAELAYGLSNSGAKALICDADRWDRIAPEMSGLPDLAHILVSRCDTPPATPARRLEDLIGTPDRYAGLPDGDLPDIDIDTDDAATIFYTSGTTGNPKGALGTHRNILTNILSSSYAAARACLRRGETPPAPTPKVMLTVIPLFHVTACNAGLMGGMFAGHAFVFMAKWDVVKAYQIIEREKVNMTGGVPTIAWQLIEHPDRDKYDLSSLETVSYGGAPSAPDLVRKIRDVFGALPGNGWGMTETAGTATSHSAEDYLNRPDSCGPPVAVTDLRIMSPEGDRELPVGEVGELWARGPQIVAGYWNNPEATAETFQDGWIRTGDLARLDEEGFCFIVDRAKDIIIRGGENIYSTEVENVLYAHPAVTDAALVGIPHRTLGEEPAAVVHLAPGASASEDELKAWVRERLAVFKTPVRILFSDETLPRNANGKIIKTELRPLFAKEHA